Part of the Longimicrobium sp. genome, CCGCTACGACCCGAAGTACAAATTCTCTTCGTGGATCTTCAAGATCGCCACGAACCTGACCATCGACCACATTCGCAAGAAGGAAGTGGCGACGGTCTCGATAGACGGATCGCGCTATGCGGTAACCCCGGACGAGATCGAAGCCTCCACCATCACGGTGGCGAGCGACGACGAGAATCCCGAGGAGCTGCTGGAGGCCAAGGAGCTGGGCGAGTCGATCGAGGGCGCGATCGGCGCCCTTCGCCCGGAGTACCGCACGGCCATCCTGCTGCGCCACGTGGAGGGCCGCGAGTACCAGGAGATCGCCGACATCATGAGCCTCCCGCTCGGCACGGTGAAGACGTTCATCCACCGCGCGCGACATGAACTCAGAGGGAAGCTCGAGCACTTACGGGTATGAACGGAAGTGCTAAGTGCTAAGTGCTAAGTGCTGAACGGCCGCCCCAGGACTTAGGACTTAGGACTTAGCACTCGCAGTTTTGAAACTCAGCTCCATCTACTCCCGTAGGCCCCAACATGAACGCAAGCCGCTGCTGACGAGGACACCGTGACGCAAAACACCGCACACCTTGAACACTGGACGCTGGACGAACTCGCGGAGGGCACGCTCTCGCAGATGGAGCGCGCCCGCGCCGAGTCGCACCTGGCCCAGTGTGCGCTGTGCACGGCCGAGCTGGAAGCATCGAGGGCCGTGATCTCGGCGCTCGCCGCGCTCCCGCGCTTCGCCCCGTCCGCCACATTCGCGGACGCGGTGATGGCCCGCGTGCTCCTTCCGGCCGAAGC contains:
- a CDS encoding sigma-70 family RNA polymerase sigma factor, which translates into the protein MIATALTDHELVALAQKGSEKAYRELLGRYQRPVFSLVYRMLRDREQAEDLAQETFVRVFNNIGRYDPKYKFSSWIFKIATNLTIDHIRKKEVATVSIDGSRYAVTPDEIEASTITVASDDENPEELLEAKELGESIEGAIGALRPEYRTAILLRHVEGREYQEIADIMSLPLGTVKTFIHRARHELRGKLEHLRV